Proteins found in one Haloferax litoreum genomic segment:
- a CDS encoding M48 family metallopeptidase, producing the protein MILIGFVVLAFYLLLSALSAFAVVTLWRLRPDPVTTAVVGVSVAVALGYVSFRFGTVQLLSQLDARDLSPTESPAIHRLLNRLSGEMDIDPPELKLARFSAPNAMALDPLGRDVIVLDSALFRLLDVDEFEALLAHELAHLERKDGLTQSLVASIGQTFVGIGYLFVSPVTFLATGVALGTAWIQGRPREWHETIPGRIRLGLDTFVGVFGFGLTVFIRSQSRKREFAADARAAAVTGNPLALASALRKLERAAQPRWGLTPLWVYGEVEMDDPVSELLSTHPSTDERVERLTEIAEQSATRVEVR; encoded by the coding sequence ATGATACTCATCGGGTTCGTCGTCCTCGCGTTTTACCTCCTCCTCAGTGCCCTCAGCGCGTTCGCGGTGGTGACGCTCTGGCGACTGCGCCCGGACCCAGTGACGACTGCCGTCGTCGGCGTGAGCGTCGCTGTCGCCCTCGGCTACGTAAGTTTCCGGTTCGGGACGGTCCAACTGCTCAGTCAACTCGACGCGCGCGACCTGTCACCCACGGAGTCACCCGCCATCCATCGCCTCCTCAACCGACTGTCCGGCGAGATGGATATCGACCCGCCGGAACTGAAACTGGCCCGCTTTTCGGCCCCGAACGCGATGGCCCTCGACCCACTCGGCCGCGACGTAATCGTCCTCGACAGCGCACTTTTTCGACTGCTCGACGTGGACGAGTTCGAAGCCCTGCTCGCGCACGAACTCGCACACCTCGAACGAAAAGACGGCCTGACGCAGTCACTCGTCGCCAGCATCGGCCAGACGTTCGTCGGTATCGGGTACCTCTTCGTCTCGCCGGTGACGTTTCTGGCGACGGGCGTCGCACTCGGCACGGCGTGGATACAGGGACGGCCGAGAGAGTGGCACGAGACGATTCCGGGGCGAATTCGTCTCGGACTCGATACGTTCGTCGGCGTCTTCGGATTCGGACTCACGGTCTTCATCCGTTCGCAGTCGCGCAAGCGGGAGTTTGCCGCCGACGCGCGCGCCGCGGCAGTAACGGGCAATCCGCTTGCCCTCGCGTCCGCGCTCCGGAAGTTAGAACGGGCGGCCCAACCCCGTTGGGGACTGACACCGTTGTGGGTCTACGGCGAAGTCGAGATGGACGACCCGGTCTCGGAGTTGCTCTCGACGCACCCATCGACGGACGAGCGTGTGGAACGACTGACCGAGATTGCCGAGCAGTCGGCGACGCGAGTCGAGGTGCGGTGA
- a CDS encoding MaoC family dehydratase has protein sequence MRFFEDLSVGDIYEYGDYTVTESEILEFAEQYDPQWFHTDPERAKAESMYGGVIASGWHTTAMTMRMNVDGFLGDAAALGAKGVDELRWWKPVYPGDTLRIDNEVVDKTVESEDRGLAEIKTTTYAERESGEVEEVCSFVGLVMFARRSGE, from the coding sequence ATGCGATTCTTCGAAGACCTCTCGGTCGGCGACATCTACGAGTATGGAGACTACACGGTCACCGAATCTGAGATTCTGGAGTTCGCCGAGCAGTACGACCCGCAGTGGTTCCACACAGACCCCGAGCGAGCGAAGGCTGAGTCGATGTACGGCGGCGTCATCGCGAGCGGATGGCACACGACGGCGATGACGATGCGCATGAACGTCGATGGATTCCTCGGCGACGCGGCGGCACTCGGCGCGAAGGGTGTGGACGAACTTCGCTGGTGGAAACCGGTCTACCCCGGCGACACGCTCCGTATCGATAACGAGGTGGTGGACAAAACGGTCGAAAGCGAGGACCGCGGACTCGCCGAGATTAAGACGACGACCTACGCGGAACGCGAGTCTGGCGAGGTAGAGGAGGTCTGTTCGTTCGTCGGTCTCGTGATGTTCGCGCGGCGAAGTGGCGAGTGA
- a CDS encoding RNA methyltransferase, producing the protein MNDESDSLLDDGNAAARRADHEFVVVVVEPETPGNVGTIARAMKNFGIYDLRLVNPPPLDPDGEAYGFAGHAREDVLPNATETTLEEVVEEFYTVGTTAVSHEDSTRHVRYPFKTPVELADSLETVKTKTALVFGREGTGLDNEEIAMLDEVCCIPADGRYPVLNLGQAATILMYELRRFTVEETQLPDVERERASEAEIDVVYRFFDDLLDAIDYREHKRAKTSQMMRRLIGRAHPTEREAATLTGVLRRAAERARNPERFRDDD; encoded by the coding sequence ATGAACGACGAGAGCGATTCGCTCCTCGACGACGGGAACGCCGCCGCCAGGAGAGCGGACCACGAGTTCGTCGTCGTCGTCGTCGAACCCGAGACGCCGGGGAACGTCGGAACCATCGCCCGAGCGATGAAGAACTTCGGCATCTACGACCTCCGCCTCGTCAACCCGCCACCGCTCGACCCAGACGGAGAAGCGTACGGATTCGCCGGCCACGCCCGCGAAGACGTCCTCCCGAACGCGACGGAGACGACGCTAGAAGAAGTCGTCGAGGAGTTCTACACCGTCGGCACGACGGCCGTCTCACACGAAGACTCCACCCGACACGTCCGGTATCCCTTCAAGACGCCCGTCGAACTCGCCGACTCGCTGGAGACGGTGAAGACCAAGACGGCCCTCGTCTTCGGGCGCGAGGGGACCGGTCTCGACAACGAGGAGATTGCCATGCTGGACGAGGTGTGCTGTATCCCCGCAGACGGTCGCTATCCCGTCCTCAACCTCGGGCAGGCGGCGACCATCCTCATGTACGAACTGCGTCGGTTCACCGTCGAAGAGACACAACTCCCCGACGTGGAACGCGAACGCGCCTCCGAGGCTGAGATAGATGTCGTCTACCGCTTCTTCGACGACTTGCTCGACGCCATCGACTACCGAGAACACAAGCGCGCGAAAACGTCGCAGATGATGCGTCGCCTCATCGGCCGGGCGCACCCGACAGAGCGAGAGGCGGCGACGCTCACGGGCGTCCTTCGACGTGCAGCAGAGCGCGCACGGAACCCCGAACGGTTCCGCGACGACGACTAA
- the folP gene encoding dihydropteroate synthase, whose product MRTVDAAGLEIGDDHPPRIMGVLNVSKESPYKPSVFNDPSEAAEYVDRELIDEGADIVDIGLESANKRLDVLSAEDELDRLDTALSVLDHVSGDAVFSIETRYHEVAEAALANGFDMVNDICGFADPKMPAVCEEFDAAVAKMASPPDLTRPGAIEEVDDIYDALELNGFTDKTIVDPAFGGWSEAKTLEHDRETFHRLREFRGYGYPILVSINRKNFLRDVAGRSTEDALPVSLAATSMAVERGAHVIRTHDVRETRDAALIGHEFKRRRVREPGDVSVEELDVTTPGDAARHLDRMGAPRDVAAESVTRVFELEGLAESDRETLAAAAADAGAVFAGGETGGLLVGTPTALRRVPDVVRGSSDALEAAVETIARGVQ is encoded by the coding sequence ATGCGAACCGTCGATGCGGCAGGACTCGAAATCGGCGACGACCACCCACCGCGAATCATGGGTGTGCTGAACGTCTCCAAGGAGTCGCCGTACAAGCCGAGCGTGTTCAACGACCCGAGTGAGGCCGCCGAATACGTCGACCGCGAACTCATCGACGAAGGGGCCGATATCGTCGACATCGGGCTCGAATCGGCCAACAAACGCCTCGACGTGCTCTCGGCCGAGGACGAACTCGACCGTCTCGACACCGCGCTGTCTGTCCTCGACCACGTCTCTGGCGACGCCGTCTTCTCTATCGAGACGCGCTACCACGAAGTCGCCGAGGCAGCCCTCGCCAACGGATTCGACATGGTAAACGACATCTGTGGGTTCGCCGACCCGAAGATGCCCGCGGTGTGCGAGGAGTTCGACGCCGCCGTCGCGAAGATGGCGAGTCCACCGGACCTCACTCGACCCGGTGCCATTGAGGAGGTAGACGACATCTACGACGCCCTCGAACTGAACGGCTTTACCGACAAGACCATCGTCGACCCGGCGTTCGGTGGGTGGTCCGAAGCGAAGACGCTCGAACACGACCGAGAGACGTTCCACCGCCTCCGCGAGTTCCGCGGATACGGCTATCCCATCCTCGTCTCCATCAACCGGAAGAACTTCCTCCGCGACGTCGCCGGACGGTCGACAGAAGACGCACTCCCCGTGAGTCTGGCCGCCACGTCGATGGCCGTCGAACGCGGCGCACACGTCATCCGAACCCACGACGTGCGAGAGACACGCGATGCGGCGCTCATCGGCCACGAGTTCAAACGCCGTCGCGTTCGGGAACCAGGTGACGTATCGGTCGAAGAACTCGACGTGACGACGCCGGGCGACGCAGCGCGACACCTCGACCGAATGGGTGCGCCGAGAGACGTCGCCGCCGAGAGCGTCACCCGCGTCTTCGAACTCGAAGGCCTCGCCGAATCCGACCGAGAGACGCTCGCTGCTGCTGCTGCCGACGCTGGTGCCGTCTTCGCGGGCGGCGAAACTGGTGGCCTCCTCGTCGGGACGCCTACCGCACTGCGCCGGGTTCCTGACGTCGTGAGAGGCAGTTCCGACGCACTCGAAGCGGCAGTCGAGACTATCGCACGGGGAGTTCAGTAA
- a CDS encoding 6-hydroxymethylpterin diphosphokinase MptE-like protein — protein sequence MRFTEWEPVYVQILDSFGFDRVGDELARDTLTSLVTPFDRSRLAWESKTVAICGAAPSLGDELARVDDADVIVAASTAADVVLDAGYALDLMVTDLDKNPETAVSLTESGTPVAAAAHGDNIPAIREWVPQFEDDHVLGTTQAAPAGPVVNWGGFTDGDRAAFLADELGAGRLVFAGWDFDDPTVDETKAQKLAWAERLLAWLERRRNEEFSILDGRRDDIEPLP from the coding sequence ATGCGATTTACCGAGTGGGAACCCGTCTACGTACAGATTCTCGACAGTTTCGGGTTCGACCGGGTCGGTGACGAACTCGCTCGCGACACCCTCACTTCGCTCGTCACTCCCTTCGACCGCTCGCGTCTCGCGTGGGAGAGCAAGACTGTCGCAATCTGTGGCGCGGCCCCGTCGCTCGGCGACGAACTCGCTCGCGTGGACGACGCCGACGTTATCGTCGCCGCTTCGACTGCCGCAGACGTCGTCCTCGACGCTGGGTACGCCCTCGACTTGATGGTCACCGACCTCGACAAGAACCCGGAGACGGCAGTCTCGTTGACCGAGTCGGGGACACCCGTCGCCGCGGCAGCACACGGTGACAACATCCCTGCAATCCGTGAGTGGGTTCCCCAGTTCGAAGACGACCACGTCCTCGGGACCACGCAAGCGGCACCCGCCGGGCCCGTCGTCAACTGGGGCGGGTTCACCGACGGTGATAGAGCGGCGTTCCTCGCGGACGAACTCGGCGCGGGGCGACTCGTCTTCGCGGGGTGGGATTTCGACGACCCCACAGTCGACGAGACGAAAGCACAGAAACTGGCGTGGGCTGAGCGCCTGTTAGCGTGGCTCGAACGTCGTCGGAACGAGGAATTCTCGATTCTCGATGGCCGGCGAGACGATATCGAGCCACTTCCGTGA